A stretch of Pseudoprevotella muciniphila DNA encodes these proteins:
- the ftsZ gene encoding cell division protein FtsZ — MEEDDLVINLANAQTESIIKVIGVGGGGNNAVGHMFREGQIEGVRYLVCNTDRKALEDSPIPEKLQLGEGLGAGGVPERGRKLAEADVEKIRDCMNDGTKMVFITAGMGGGTGTGAAPVIAREAHNMGLLTVGVVTLPFIFERQKKIEKAITGLEEMRKYVDSLIVIVNERLFEIYNNMSLMDAFKRSDDVLTTAVRSIMDIINMRGKILLDFRDVDFVLRNGGISVMTTGYGSGERRLTHAIHEAIHSPLLNNNNYYRSSRLLMSVTFSDEEEYTLQMSEMKEIDEFMKNFDTHIETKYGIATDKSLHDKVKVTILASGFMDEEPMEPRSAYKPVNIDAIGKYYGNIGENKRPHYQTFIYNLNELDDEELNGLVDNTSTHKRTVQQYNKIMATSKALSEGTVELDE; from the coding sequence ATGGAAGAAGACGATCTGGTCATCAACTTAGCGAATGCACAGACAGAGAGCATCATAAAGGTCATCGGCGTTGGCGGCGGTGGTAATAATGCCGTGGGACACATGTTCCGCGAGGGACAAATAGAAGGAGTCCGCTATCTGGTTTGCAACACCGACCGGAAGGCATTGGAGGACTCACCCATACCGGAAAAACTGCAGTTGGGTGAAGGACTTGGTGCGGGAGGTGTGCCCGAACGCGGAAGAAAACTGGCTGAAGCGGATGTAGAGAAGATAAGAGACTGCATGAACGACGGCACAAAGATGGTGTTCATCACCGCTGGAATGGGCGGTGGTACTGGCACCGGTGCAGCTCCTGTGATTGCCCGAGAGGCGCACAACATGGGATTGCTCACAGTGGGTGTCGTAACACTTCCTTTCATCTTCGAACGGCAAAAGAAAATAGAGAAGGCCATAACGGGTCTCGAAGAAATGAGGAAATACGTTGATTCGCTGATAGTCATCGTCAACGAGCGACTGTTTGAAATCTACAACAACATGTCGCTGATGGATGCCTTCAAGCGAAGCGACGATGTTCTGACTACAGCAGTGCGCAGCATTATGGATATCATCAATATGCGCGGCAAAATCTTACTCGACTTCCGGGATGTGGACTTCGTGCTGCGCAATGGCGGCATCTCGGTTATGACAACAGGCTACGGCTCAGGCGAGCGACGTCTGACACATGCCATACACGAAGCCATACATTCCCCGCTACTGAACAACAACAACTACTACCGCTCATCGCGACTGCTCATGAGCGTTACTTTCAGCGATGAAGAGGAATACACGCTCCAAATGTCGGAAATGAAGGAGATTGACGAATTCATGAAGAATTTCGATACTCACATCGAGACAAAATACGGCATCGCCACCGACAAGAGCCTCCACGATAAAGTGAAAGTTACCATACTCGCCAGCGGATTTATGGATGAAGAACCTATGGAGCCCAGAAGCGCCTACAAACCCGTCAACATCGATGCTATAGGAAAATACTATGGCAACATAGGCGAAAACAAGCGACCGCACTATCAGACGTTCATCTATAACCTGAACGAACTGGACGACGAAGAACTCAACGGACTGGTTGACAACACTTCTACGCACAAGAGAACAGTTCAGCAGTACAACAAAATCATGGCGACGAGCAAAGCACTCAGCGAAGGTACTGTAGAACTGGATGAATAA
- the ftsA gene encoding cell division protein FtsA has protein sequence MANEKFTVALEIGSSKITAVAGTKQPDGAIQILAIAQEESGSFIRKGRILNIDKMTQCIKSIKDKLEKRLNRQISKAYVGIGGMGMHTLLNCINRTFPETTKVTEDMIDELRDENIQTAPAGYEIIDVIEQEYQLGTMSSTEPVGTLTSNLKGQFLNVVTRASVRKQIEDVFYNIGINVIEIPVSFLALANATLKDNERQSGCVFVDMGAQTTSVAVFKGNILRHAAILPIGGWNITNDIAQTLQISLEEAENLKLKHDFAIEEIDENSSEIIVLEDGRSFPINELKNIVSARLEEIIANVNHQVEISKLRPGELVAGIVVCGGVSNTSAITEAFKIVMPKFDKVRVEQKMTLQYRVNKSITDFNTDFSYNSVIAMLDKGTENCDGGEIGKETELFTVKEPIQESTTPVEPAKPNTQPTEESSTSSGKETMTDEEFEKFMRERAEKGLVAQGITKEQATPTGENTTIGPSTSSDETKEQEDKPKVVIVDPTRETENTSNSKEEEERKEEKPSFWQRIKDTINKVTSEDEEI, from the coding sequence ATGGCAAACGAAAAATTCACAGTGGCACTGGAAATAGGTTCATCGAAGATTACGGCTGTTGCAGGAACAAAGCAGCCCGATGGCGCCATCCAGATTTTAGCCATTGCACAAGAGGAGAGCGGAAGTTTCATCCGCAAAGGTAGAATTCTCAACATCGACAAGATGACGCAATGCATCAAGTCGATTAAAGACAAACTTGAGAAACGACTGAACAGGCAAATCTCAAAGGCCTACGTGGGCATTGGCGGTATGGGTATGCACACCCTTCTCAACTGCATAAACCGAACCTTTCCCGAGACCACGAAGGTTACAGAGGATATGATTGATGAACTTCGTGACGAGAATATCCAAACTGCGCCTGCGGGTTACGAAATCATTGATGTCATCGAACAAGAGTACCAGTTGGGCACCATGTCAAGCACAGAGCCTGTGGGTACGCTGACCTCCAATCTGAAAGGGCAATTTCTGAACGTAGTTACGCGTGCCTCTGTGCGTAAGCAGATTGAGGATGTGTTCTATAACATAGGCATTAACGTGATAGAAATACCCGTTTCATTCCTGGCGCTTGCTAATGCCACACTGAAAGACAACGAGCGCCAGAGCGGTTGTGTATTCGTCGATATGGGTGCACAGACCACGAGTGTTGCAGTATTCAAAGGCAACATCCTTCGCCATGCAGCCATACTGCCCATAGGCGGATGGAATATCACAAACGATATCGCACAGACTCTTCAAATCAGCCTCGAAGAAGCAGAAAACCTGAAACTTAAACACGATTTCGCCATAGAAGAGATTGATGAGAACTCTTCGGAGATTATCGTTCTGGAGGACGGACGCAGTTTCCCTATCAATGAGTTGAAGAATATCGTCAGTGCGCGTTTGGAAGAGATTATTGCCAACGTGAACCACCAAGTGGAGATTTCAAAACTCCGTCCGGGCGAATTGGTAGCAGGCATAGTGGTATGCGGTGGTGTGTCTAACACATCTGCCATTACCGAGGCTTTCAAAATTGTTATGCCCAAGTTCGACAAAGTACGCGTAGAGCAGAAGATGACACTGCAATATCGCGTGAACAAGTCGATTACAGACTTCAACACCGACTTCAGTTACAATTCTGTCATAGCTATGCTCGACAAGGGTACAGAGAACTGCGATGGTGGCGAAATTGGTAAAGAAACGGAACTTTTCACAGTAAAGGAGCCTATTCAAGAGTCAACAACACCTGTTGAACCAGCAAAACCCAATACTCAACCTACAGAAGAAAGTTCTACTTCGTCTGGTAAAGAAACTATGACCGATGAAGAATTTGAAAAATTCATGAGAGAAAGGGCCGAAAAAGGATTAGTCGCTCAAGGAATTACTAAAGAACAAGCAACTCCGACAGGTGAAAACACCACTATAGGACCTTCTACTTCAAGTGATGAAACTAAAGAACAAGAAGATAAACCTAAGGTTGTGATAGTGGATCCCACCAGAGAGACTGAAAATACTTCTAATTCTAAAGAAGAAGAAGAAAGGAAAGAGGAGAAACCCTCATTCTGGCAAAGGATCAAAGACACGATAAATAAAGTCACTTCGGAAGACGAAGAAATATAA
- the ftsZ gene encoding cell division protein FtsZ, giving the protein MPSDGLIDVKGLSSSPSIIKVIGVGGGGGNAVNHMYREGIHDVNFVLCNTDSKALADSPVPNTLQLGKEGLGAGNRPARARQAAEESINEIDNMLSDGTKMAFITAGMGGGTGTGAAPVIAQRAKEKGILTVGIVTIPFLFEGFKKIDQALDGVEEIAKYVDALLVINNERLREIYPDLNVLSAFEKADNTLSIAARSIAEIITMHGIINLDFQDVCTVLRDGGVAIMSTGYGEGEGRVTHAIEDALHSPLLNNNDIFNSKKVLIFISFAAESDKDTLMMEEMNEIHEFMSKFHDDVETKWGLATDPTLEKKIKITILATGFGINAVEGMQLKKELEEEDDERRRQERLEEYLERREKYYKPTDARKQRNRARTFLFGLNDLNNEEIISLVELTPTYKRTKEQLSDIKQKSREAERVATEEAVSASETPSVITF; this is encoded by the coding sequence ATGCCTTCCGATGGCTTAATTGACGTTAAGGGGCTGAGTTCTTCGCCCAGCATCATCAAGGTTATCGGTGTTGGCGGAGGTGGAGGAAATGCCGTAAACCACATGTACCGCGAAGGCATTCACGATGTGAACTTCGTATTGTGCAACACCGATAGCAAAGCGCTTGCCGACTCGCCCGTTCCCAACACACTGCAGTTGGGCAAAGAAGGTCTGGGTGCAGGAAATCGTCCTGCACGTGCACGTCAAGCAGCCGAAGAAAGCATCAACGAGATAGACAATATGCTCAGCGATGGCACCAAGATGGCTTTCATCACTGCAGGCATGGGTGGAGGAACGGGAACAGGTGCTGCTCCTGTCATTGCTCAACGTGCTAAGGAAAAAGGCATCTTGACAGTGGGCATCGTAACCATCCCCTTCCTTTTCGAAGGCTTTAAAAAGATAGACCAAGCACTCGACGGTGTGGAAGAAATAGCCAAATACGTTGACGCTCTTTTAGTCATCAACAACGAACGTCTCCGCGAAATCTATCCCGACTTGAATGTGCTGAGTGCATTCGAGAAGGCGGACAACACGCTGAGCATCGCTGCCAGAAGTATCGCCGAAATCATCACGATGCACGGCATCATCAACCTTGATTTTCAAGATGTTTGCACCGTATTACGCGATGGCGGTGTAGCCATCATGTCAACAGGTTACGGCGAAGGCGAAGGCCGCGTAACACATGCCATAGAGGATGCTCTTCACTCTCCTCTGCTCAACAATAACGACATTTTCAATTCAAAGAAAGTGCTGATTTTCATTTCTTTTGCAGCAGAAAGCGACAAAGACACACTGATGATGGAAGAAATGAACGAAATCCACGAATTCATGTCGAAATTCCATGACGATGTTGAAACAAAATGGGGACTTGCCACAGATCCCACTTTGGAGAAGAAGATTAAAATTACTATTCTTGCCACAGGCTTCGGCATCAATGCAGTGGAAGGCATGCAATTAAAGAAAGAACTGGAGGAAGAGGATGACGAGCGCCGTCGTCAGGAGCGTTTGGAAGAATACCTCGAGCGCCGCGAGAAGTACTACAAACCTACCGATGCACGCAAACAACGCAATAGGGCGCGTACTTTCCTCTTCGGGCTCAACGATCTCAACAACGAAGAAATTATCAGCCTCGTGGAACTAACACCCACCTACAAGCGCACAAAGGAACAATTGAGCGATATCAAGCAAAAATCTCGTGAGGCAGAACGCGTTGCCACAGAAGAGGCGGTATCTGCTTCAGAAACGCCTTCAGTAATCACCTTCTAA
- a CDS encoding GatB/YqeY domain-containing protein, with protein sequence MLFEQVSKDIISAMKAKDKVRLMALRNVKKLFIEAKTAPGANDELPDDAALKIIAKLVKQGEDTAALYASQGRPDLAEEEQAQVDCIKEYLPKQLSQEELETTLKEIIAQVGATSPRDMGKVMGVASKQLAGKADGKAIADTVKKLLSE encoded by the coding sequence ATGCTATTCGAACAAGTAAGCAAAGACATTATTTCCGCTATGAAGGCGAAAGACAAGGTTCGTCTCATGGCATTGCGCAACGTAAAGAAACTCTTCATCGAGGCAAAGACTGCACCCGGTGCCAACGACGAATTACCCGATGACGCAGCCCTGAAAATCATAGCCAAACTCGTAAAGCAGGGCGAAGACACGGCTGCCCTCTACGCCAGTCAGGGACGCCCCGACCTGGCAGAAGAGGAGCAGGCACAGGTGGACTGCATCAAGGAATACCTCCCGAAGCAACTCTCGCAGGAAGAACTCGAAACCACGCTGAAGGAAATCATAGCACAAGTGGGCGCAACATCGCCACGCGACATGGGAAAGGTGATGGGTGTTGCATCAAAACAACTGGCAGGAAAGGCAGACGGCAAAGCAATAGCCGACACCGTGAAGAAACTCCTCAGCGAATAA
- a CDS encoding cell division protein FtsQ/DivIB: MSGSSTNSRFDKWWLVMKIFIGLVIVGYLAYIFINVARQKSGEICKSVDIQIVDSAHIGFIDKKEVRRLMQEGNMTLEGKSLESISNEPVATLLKKNPFVKDVTCYKTPDGVFHIFVSQRLPIMRIMADNGDDYYIDDKGRAMQSMGYTADLITATGNVSRDFAKKSLVKLGIFLRDDGFWNDQIVQANVDSLGDISLVPRVGNHIIQLGSVNDLEVKFRNLKSFYKKILPTVGWNKYKIINIEYPSQVRGVKQDNLKDTESEKAKAQEEKKTEQPEQNTPATKPEAKGNAAKKEPKKA, translated from the coding sequence ATGTCGGGAAGTAGTACTAATTCGAGATTCGACAAATGGTGGCTGGTGATGAAGATTTTCATCGGTTTGGTCATTGTGGGCTATCTGGCTTATATTTTCATCAATGTGGCACGACAGAAATCTGGCGAAATCTGCAAAAGCGTGGATATACAGATAGTTGACAGCGCACATATTGGTTTCATCGATAAAAAAGAGGTTCGCCGACTGATGCAAGAGGGAAACATGACATTGGAGGGCAAATCGCTTGAAAGCATCAGCAACGAACCAGTCGCTACGCTTCTGAAGAAAAATCCCTTCGTTAAAGACGTTACCTGCTACAAGACACCCGATGGTGTGTTCCACATCTTCGTTTCGCAGCGACTACCCATCATGCGCATTATGGCAGACAATGGCGACGACTACTACATCGATGACAAAGGGAGGGCTATGCAGTCGATGGGATACACTGCCGACCTTATTACGGCAACAGGCAACGTCAGTCGCGACTTTGCAAAGAAATCGCTCGTGAAATTAGGTATTTTCCTGCGCGACGATGGTTTCTGGAATGATCAGATTGTTCAAGCCAACGTGGACTCACTGGGCGACATATCCTTGGTGCCACGCGTTGGAAATCATATCATTCAACTCGGCTCTGTCAATGATTTGGAGGTAAAATTCAGAAATCTCAAGTCGTTCTACAAAAAGATTCTTCCCACAGTGGGTTGGAACAAATATAAGATAATCAACATAGAATACCCCTCGCAAGTAAGAGGTGTGAAGCAGGATAACCTCAAGGACACCGAGTCTGAGAAAGCAAAAGCACAAGAGGAGAAAAAGACCGAACAACCCGAGCAGAACACACCTGCCACAAAGCCTGAAGCAAAGGGTAACGCAGCCAAGAAGGAACCCAAAAAGGCATAA